The nucleotide sequence agaaagaaaaaacactttaAGTAAAAATGAGTGGTGGTGAAAACAGAAACAATATAATTCCTTCTCATCATGAATTAAGATCAGGTtagtgcaatgcactctacacaAGGTTGCCCTAAAAGagtgttcagaaactgcagctggtgcaagaGACAGCATCCCATAAATTTCTGCATTCATTCTGCATTCAGACCATATTATGCTGTTCTTATATCAACTGCACTTGCTTTCAATtcgtttccaggttcagtccaAGATGGTGGTTCTTCtctataaagccctaaaaggtTTGCAACCAGGGTATCTGAAAGGCAGTCTCCTCCCGTGGGAAGCTCCCGTAAGAACCTCTTCCCTGTCTAAGATTTGGTTGGTGGCAATGCAAGAAAGGGGCTtccctaaatggcttcagccaatatacctgaaggagcgtctccacccccatcgttcagcctggacactgaggtccagcaccgagggtcttcttctggttccctcactgccagaagtgaagttacagagaaccaggcagagggccttctcagtagtggtgcccgccctgtggaacaccctctcatcaaggaaataaacaactatctgactttgagaagacatctgaaggcagccctgtttagggaagcttttaatatttgatgaattattgtattttaatattttgctggaagctgcccagagtggctggggaaacccagccagatgggtgaggtataaataagttgctgttgtcgttgttgttgttacttgtgGCAGCATCCCTCGTTTGGAATTCCCATCCAAAATAATGGCTAGTTACAGCTCATAGGAACTGGAGTTTAAATGGAGAGttccaagttccccatccctactcttAAGGAAGGTAGCAGAGAGAAGATTCGGTGGTTGGAGATTATGGAGCAGACCACCCATGAGGACAGTGATGATAAAGCTATAAAGAGGTAAAATGGCCTGGTTTAGGAGACATCAATTCCTaaggcattatatatatatatatatatatatatatatatatatataggcggTTAACTATTTTGTCATGTGATTCTGTAATTATTACTGAGCTGCATCTTTGTGAATTCATGCCACTCTGCACCACCACACCCACTGCAACTATGCGAAAGGACGCTCCTGATTCATTGTGCACTTTAAGAAGGTCTGTTGCTCTTTCCCTACAGCTAAAGAAGCAGCTACTCTCTCCAGACCAAAGCCAGGCATCCACCCTTTGCACTGAAAACACAGCCTTACCCGCAACAAAACACAGGCCTCCGATGCCTCTGATGAAGTTGAAGCGAAGCGTCGGGATGGCAAATGCAATGATGGCCAGGGCAAAACAGATCACTATGATTACAAATCCAACAAAGAAAGTGGCCGCTGCAGCCTTACCCCAggctgaaaagaaaaataaaagttaGCTGCATTTTGCTCTCTGTTGTTCCAAGATAGCCGTACaagtatatgcagtgctttttttcccctaaaaaaaatgtttgagggtactctcattttcctactcatattgaaatactacccctcaatgaggctaaatttagattcacaaaatgtttaggggtatgcgtacccctgcgtacccccaggggcGGGAAACCACTGAGTATATGTAACAGTTAAAGATGATGTGtgtcctcccctttttgtatgaACTGGGCTTTTAACATAAGTCTGGTGATAGATAttagtttttttttcttccaaactaCTTTTCCCTCTGTTAAGCTGGATTGCCAGGTTATGGTATTGTTTCAAAAACTTATTTGTCCAGAGGTGACTGTCAGACAAGCAAAGCTTGGCTCAAATGACTCTTGGTtgtcttaagaactgttgtatgTCTTTAGCTGTAATAGTATCCTGTCACATTAACACACTGTGTGTAGAAGCTGAAGGGAATAGGGGAGGCAGGAATAACCCCAAAGTGTCAGGGAGATAGCAATCCAGAGTACACATCTGCCTCTAGTCTTTGGGTGTCAATcgggaatgaatgaataaatatttgaAGGAGTCGCCTTGGGATTTTCATATACCTTCATGTAGATGAAATCAATACTAAATGAGTCAGGATCTTAAAAACTTGAAACTCAATGTGTAATGTTGCAGAACATCTGCTACTGAAATgagtatttaaaacacacacacacacactgattttaATTCATGTATTTAAAGTTTTTGAGGCAAACTGTTATGCCCATTATATTATGTGCCTGAGCGTATAGAGTAGGTGGGTAAATAGGTACATAGAACTGCATTACTGCTGTTTAATGATCCCACTGGCTTTTTAAATTGAACAACATAGTCAACTGAAATtgactctctctgtctctctcaatcTATTATACTTTCTATGGGAATTGTTGGTGTCCCAACAGGCATAATCTTACAAGAGGCATTCCCCATTCCCTAGCACTTGAGAgggaatgtatttttaaaaataggagttGCAGTTTGCAGTTTtgctaagacacacacacaaacatgcacacaaaatagaaatatgtaaaatatacCAGCCAATTGATCAGGGGCACCTTTTTAATTGATCAAAATGGTTTTAGTCTATTAAACTAACCAATTAATTGACTAAATACTATTGAAGTCTTACTGTATCATATACAGTATGTGTATTTGCATAGCTTGATTAAAATGCTGGTGTTATTTTGGaacaaaataatgaaaaaataaaCAATATAGAAATTATTGCTAACATATTTGGAAACTTTAGGCCTGCAAAGCATCTCAAGTTCTGCAAGGTTTTTCTCATATTGTCACCCAGCCAATGCTGGTCAATTGTTCTAAGAAGGAGAATGGGGGAAAGGCAGTCTTTTGAGGGAGAAAAGCCTAGGGAGACAAGATGCAACCCAGAGATCTTTATCTAACTCTCCATCCATCTTTTATGGCATGGTGGGGAACCCGTGGTACTGCATTGCTGGACTACCTCGCTCATCATGCTTGACCatcggccatgttggctggggatcatggaagtccaacaacatctaacatggccacaggctccccacagaTGTATAATGGCATTTGGCTCAAAGCCAAACAAAAATATGGAAGAATCTGTATCAGACTaatgtacacactatacctttaaagcacattcaaagcacattctttccctcaaagaattctgggcactgtagtttaccaatCACAGATTTGCAATGCGCTGTAGTTTACCAACAACAAACTGCAGTGCCGAGAATTCCTCAGGgaaaataatgaattttaaaacataaaacataattcTAAATTTTGCTTTCAGGTAAGTATGTATAGGGATTACAGCCTTAAAGTAACGTCCCCATCTTTTACCACCTAGCAGAGAGAGTTTCACATTTATTTAATATAACCGTACATGCTTAAGAATGGCTGAAACATTACATACAAACCACAAAGGAATACTTATAAAGCCAAATTCACATTTCTTATTTAAAGGGTGAGGAAGAAACAGAAGTATTTTGATCATGAGTCCTAAAATCAGTTCCCAAACTTGACAGGAGAACACTAAGAATTAACATATCCACCAGGGAGGGGTGGTGCTGTGTGACAATTGACCAAAACGGTGAGCACTTACTTTTTACTAGTAGTTTTGCATTTTTACATATTATGACCAGCTCATAAATTGACCCAGCCCACAACCCAGATTTTCACTtcctattttaacattttttttacccTGACAATTATTGCAATTGCTGATTAACCCAACATAATCTCTTGTGAATCACAAGAGGAAGCAGAAGGAAGTCATATGGATTTCAAAATTGATGTTATATGGGAAACAGGGAGTCCGTATTAAGAAGATGCTTAAGGGAGGCCTTCATCCCAGGGCATATCTTAAGAAAGAGATGAGGAATGACATCTTAGAGTAGACCAAAGTTATTCTACTGTAGATATAGATTTGCTAAACAGAAAATTACCCAAAGTGACGGTTTGTATATACATTACACCATTTGTCCAAATAGATTTCCTTCCTATTCATTAATATTATGCTTTCCCCACACAGTTCAACACAGGCTCTATCACATGATTCTTCTGAATATGCAAAGCTCAGTTCCACACAACAGTTCTTTACAGTATGCTTTCTTTTATGGATTCTCTGCCTGATGACATCTCCATGTCTACCCAAAGCTATTTCTTGTCATGGTGGAAAGTCCAGGGGAGATAAAAAGGAAGCTGTTAACCAAACTTTGCTTATATTGTCAGCACTTGTTCTACTGTCATGGATATAAAATCGCTCCTTGAAAGCCTGAGGGAAGATTACTCATTTATGTAACTGGATTTTGCCTCATTCTAGCATTTCAAGATCACTCCTTGCCATAATTGCTAAAATTCATTCTTAAAAATAATTTCTGAAcatttatattttgaagaaaagttTAGGAGATATTGGTCAAAGCGAGCAGAAGCACTCAAGTCCAGAATAAGAAGAAAACATTATACATATTTACCAATGAAAGGTAATTACTTTCTTCTCTAAGCTCTCCTTTCAAATAGGAGATGAtaaattagatagatgatagagaaagaaagaaagaaagaaagaaagaaagaaagaaagaaagaaagaaagaaagaaagaaagatgatagatagatagatgatagatagatagatagatgatagatagatagatagatagatagatagatagatagtcagACAGATATAAAGCTTGAGTAGACTAATCACGATCATTGGATCATAGTCTTTACCACTGTGATTCTTACCAAAATCCATGAGCGATATGCATTCCCATTCTTCTCGTTCAGTACATAATCTCCATAACGAGCCTTGTTGCATAAACGGTCGGGTTTCTGAGTTTACCCAGCCCCAACCAACCAGTGCAATGATACCAAAGATCATTGCTAAGCCCAGAAGAAGAGGCATGATCCATCTGCAGCGTGTATAGTCCAGACCATACTGAACCATCTTGTTTGGGTCTTCTTTAGTGGTTTGACAGATAAGCAAAAAAGTCTTCCTACTATTTGCTTCAGCAGCCTGGGAAAAACAGTAGTTTAATAAAGGTttatgaaaagtgtgtgtgtgtatatatgtgtgtgtgtgaaaaagagaaaggaagaaagacaaAGACAGCGAGCAGCTTTGTGATCCAGACAGGCGCTGAAGGAAAAAGCTCCACCTACATTTCACTGAACAAGTAGCTGCAACAACCTGTTGAGCTGGAAAGAAAATTCAGGGCTGTGCACACCTTGAAACCcgccctcccttttctttttcttttgctactAATTAAATGATTATTGTGGCCCATTGCCATTAGCATTTTACCCTTTCCTGGCTTTAAGATTTCACAGCAAAGAGCAGTGTGATGTATTGgcgggaagagagaaaagaaagatggTGAACAACAAAAGTAGCCGTTGGTTTACCTTTATGAAGGATGAACAGAAGGTCGTGCCAATACCACTTGAGGGTGATACTGATAGGCTATATTATCCATACTTTCAAACAAACATTGTTTAATTTTATCTTACTGTAACAGTGATGGCTTCCACTAAATATACTTAGGAGTTGTTCCTTTGGCGAAAAGGCTTAAAATTCTCTTAGAGAAATTGTGGTTTCACAATAATCTGTCAATGAAAAGGAGGCAGTGCCAGCTATGCAGCCAGCCATGTTTTGAGGCTATTTGAGGGGAGTGTGTTTGCCTGAGAGCTTTATGAAATGAATTTTGATTTGCTGAATCCAAATCTGACTTTATCTAAGTCTCCAGTTTAGCATTGACCagactctccaacatttctccaatgaaaatagggacatcctaaggaaaagtgggacattttgggatcaaatcagaaactgggacagcttctctaaatcagggacatctctggaaaataggcacacttggagggtctgtgttgaCCCTAAAACCACAGCTAGCAGTCAAGTCAGCTAATGTCAGCTCCTCACCAGCACAAACATGCTCTTGCATATTCACCATTCAACCAATTTAGATGGGGTTTTGAGGGCAACCTAATGTTAGACCTAACTCTTATCCCAAACCATTTCAGAAGCCTAAGctggaaattttaaaaatggcgGCCAACTGGAATTTATTTTGGGCAACAACACAACATCTGCACAAAATATGTCGTGAAACCAATCTTGTTAGTTATGTAGTAGATTGAATGACAAATGATAGACTGTGAGGGCCCCTCAGGCAAGATGCCCTTAGTCAGTCCTTTTCAAATGGAAAGGGTGGGATCATAGACTCCACGCCCCAGCACTGTTGCTGTGGGAGTTACTTCTCCACATGATCCAAAGACAGACAGCAGTTGGCTGGGGAGCAAGGAGGAGCTTCTCATTCTATCAGAAACTGTCTCATGTCCAAAACCGCAGCAGTTTTGCTGAGCTGCTCTTTGAGTAAGGATGCATTTGTAAGCAGACCACAGTAATAATTTCCCTTCTGTTGTTTATATATTTGAATGGATACCTCCCATTCTTTTCCCCCTAGTGCTTAAGACTTTTGAAATGTAAGAACATGAATCTTATAATGCAATCTGCACAAACCTagtgcccttcaaatgttttggactataactgcaaaacatttgaagggcacaAGATTGGCCAAGGCTGTCGTAATGAATCTGCTTGTTGGAGAATTTAAGGCACCCTAATGTATGTTTGCATActaaagatgtttttaaaagctgCCGTAATGGCAAAATTGAGaagcgaagactccctggaaaagaccctaatgttgggaaagatggagggcacaaggagaaggggacgacagaggacgagatggctggatagtgttcgcgaagctaccagcatgagtttggccaaactgcgggaggcagtggaagacagaagtgccttcCACAACAGAAGTGCCTTCCACAACAATGGCAAAataagggaaaaaaataaggatGGTAATTAAGGGGCTGTTCTTCCACTTCACCGTTTAGTGATCTGTAGTATGACTTGTTCTTTTCTCCAAGCTGTTAAGTTTAATCAGGAAACTGATTAAACTGGTACTTTAAGATAGGATGCACACAATACTATTCACATCCTGAATATGAGGAGATTAAAGGGCTGCTACTGACATGTTCAAGGTCATCTCCCGTTGGTCATTCATttggccagagatgcagaggtAGAGGTCTTtggtgcaaggggtgtgtgtggaatgatgGCTGGCATGTATTTCAGTAGTAGTGGCGGTGgcgggggtggtggtggcagggcCCCACCCTGCCCCTTGTGCATTGGGTGAAACACATTAAGGATATCCCCGACATCAGGCtctcaagatgttgctgaactacaactcccatcaatcccagcaagCATGTCCAATGACCAGGGTGATGGTAGCTGTAGTACAGCAAGTTCTTGAGAGCCAAAagctccccacacctgccctataTGAATGTCAGTGGTGGGACTAGGGTAAGATGTGTGACTTCTGTGACAAGTATAAAGCCCTTCTGTGGGAATGAAAGGCTAGATAAGATGTGATGAACAAGTGATCTGAAAACTGAATGGAGGATAGGTTTATCATCAACTGTTAATGTGGACTGCTACTATTTAATTACATCAACCAGCCAGGAGGCGCAATTCCATTTCCCCCATTCCCCCGTTTCCCATTTCTCCCACCAATCAGCATTCCTGGCTGCTGGGGGTGAACTAAATGGAGCAATTAGAGTCCTTAAGGCCAGAACTAGTCACATGAAGATTATCGTCTTGATTTGGCTCTTCTGTTGCCAAACTAGAAGTGTGTAGCTGCTTTGGGAAAGACACTTGCTGGCAGTGCCTTTTGTAAGATTTGGGGCGCTGTGACTCAACTCAAAGCACATGCCTCTGTAAAAGTAGTGTATGCCATTTTGGCTTGGAATATAGCCAACCTCTGCTGGTTCCAGCATGCCATTGGGTGATTTGCAATGGCATGTGAAAATAATGTCTCCACAATTGCATCAGGCTTTACTCAGTTGTCTTGGGTGCAAACTGACTTTTGCTTGAAGTCACCACACCCTCTGTGATGGTGAGAATAGGCCATCTGTAATCCACAGCCACTGCCTGTGTTCTAATTATCTTGTCAATAACACCAAccctctgctttttttaaaaaaaaattaaaacatttcccCATTTTATTAGCATAATATaacttttataattttaaaacacttcatttatttacaAATGCATACCGAAATTATTCTTTAAAAAGTCaaaagatattttatttattttaaattaccgtattttttgctctataagactcactttttccctcctaaaaagtaaggggaaatgtgtgtgtgtgttatggagcgaatgcaggctgcgcagctatcacagaagccagaacagcaagagggattgctgatttcactgtgcagcaatccctcttgctgttctggcttctgagattcagaatattttttttattgttttactcctccaaaaactaggtgcgtcttgtggtctggtgcgtcttatagagcgaaaaatacggtatgttaacCTTTCTCTGCATAACCAATGCAAGGCATGCATGTCATTTTCTAATGAAACACTCCCATTTTAATTTATCAAAACTGTTTATTCAACTGAAGTCCGTATGATACAAAAGCCTGATCATTTAGTACAATTATTAAAAACAGACTTACTACTCTAAAACATCTGAACATaagccattaagcaaaataacaaATTATGTCTCCTAAAAATATCCCTAGTCTATACAAACCAAAATCATCCCACCCCTACAGATTTAGGACACATTTTGTTGAATTTAAAACATTTGTTCCTACTGAGGGTAGATTGTAGGGCATGAAGACTGGTCTCCATAAAAAAACAGGACAATAACTGCTGTAGCAACTGAGGGGTACAAAAAGGAGTTGTTTAAATCTTGCTATCCCATGGCAAATGGAAGGCTGACTCTACTTAATAAAAGCTACATGTCCTGTTTAAGTcttataattaaaaacaacaaaagagttTGCAAGTGTAAGGCGTGCACTAATACTAAACTCCCTCTTCATTTCATTGATCATGTTAGGAGGTGCTCCAGATACGATTTTATCAAACAACTTCAGCACAACTTCCAAGGCATGCAAATGTAAATCCTCTACTGAAAAGGACCAACGTTTTAAGAGCTGACTCAAAACATCCATTTAAGTATGTGCCTGAGAAGGAGAAAACCCCATGGCATGCTTAAGCGCCATTTCAACTGGTGACATAATGCTACTACTATGTGCATGAACACCCATTGACTAATTATTAGCCTGGATTTATCTTTGGAGATACCTTCGCTAACCAATACTCAAGGAAATGTCGTGTTCTAGACCAATCCTCCAGATGCTCTTGGACTGTAACCCCCCCTCAGCACCCGCCAGCATGGCAaagggtcaggaatgatgggagatgggagtccacaacatccagaaggcaccaggttgagaaagactgtACCAAAAGATGGGTTTGGCCTTTGGAAGTGAAAGCACACTGCTGACTTACCATGGGCGGAACCAGGCGGAAATTAAAAGGAGCCATTCTTTGTCATCACCTATCAAATTCCACTTTTAAGAACTGTGTAAGTTCTTAAAAGTGACAAGCAGTATCCAATGCTGCAGTTCCACTACTGCAACATATTTCTATAATGGCATGGAATTTCCTCCTCTGTCCCCTCCAGAAGAGGACACTCCAGAAAAGATTTTGAGAACAAACAGGGGAAGGAGCCAGCAGAACTAAGCATGCAGAGCACTGAATACAGACTTCTGCAAGAGTTACTCAAAAAAGATAGCATGACTGTTACCATTTGACTGTTCATGTAATGAGTCTTACCTTCCTTAAGctttctcccttaaaaaaaaacacaacccactcATTTTTTGTCTATTTAGATGTTTTGCAAAGTTTGACAATGAGTAcaagcatttatttaaaaaacagcaaatatTTCAAACTTTTAAAGAAACTTTTGTATTCTTTGGTTGTGTGTTGCTATGTTTTGTGATTTAATATATGTACTGTGAGACAGCAATCACATTTCAGAGTCATTAAAACTGTTGCATTAGTTTTTTCTTGAGAACTTATTTTGCTTTACCAACCTTTATTAAGCAAATTATTCAACAGTGGATGGATTTGTTTGGACAATGAGAATTATAAAATACATCAAACAGTCATGTCTGAAGTTATAAATCGCAATATACAACATTTCTGCAAATACAAAAACCCCTGTAAAAAGGTATAAAACTGATATTTGAtcttccaaactcttcttagTAATATACTTTAAATCATGATGGCTGTCATGATAAACATAGGTTTTATAcatttacaaaatattttaagtaTATGAAAGTATACACATATTCCAATCAAGGTTTCCAGTCAtaataaccttttaaaaaaatattgttttcaaaATAGTACCACTTCAATCCTGTCCATCACTGCATATAGCATTTAAAATCTGGACACTTTGAAAACCTAAAAATATTTATCATCATACAAGTTACAGAACCCAAACTGAAACACTTTTAAGTCCCACTAATTTTAGTTTGGTAACCCCAGGTTGCAATTCTATTGTCAGTAACTCAatgggcttacttcagagtaaagaGTTATAGGATTGTACTGCCAAGCACATGCTTATCTCTCCTAGATGTGATCAAATATGGAGGAGCATCCCCATAGATTTAAAAACCTGCAATATACTATCTCACTGCTTGATAATTGCCCATCTTATCTCTTATTGTGTGATTGTGGCTAACTTTGTAAATCCAGCTTTTAGACATCTCTGGGAAAGCTACAGTTCTCATTTCATGGATATGGTATCCCTCTTGTGGTTTTTCTGCCCTAGGGACTTTGGAGGGTAAGACTGGAAGCTGGGCACACATTTTTTATTACTACTACCATTACTTCTGCTAGAGCACGTtactttttgcaatttatttgTATCAAAAATGGTATTTCAAAACGCGTATAAAATGTCTACCGGGAGGTCCATTTAGCAAGGATAAAATTCTATCAGATATTGGGGGTTGGGACAGAAATGCAGCTCTAAAGCTTTCTTCCACCCTCAATTCACAACTGAGAAATGTAAAACGTACAAAATATTTGACAGTGTTTGGAGATTGATTGACATGGGGTGGGAGGAGATTTATGTAATTAATTTGAAAACCTACAGAATGCCAGTATGCATTATACTTGTGCATATAAAATGTTGCAATCCTTGTACTTGAATTTACTGTGGAGTAAGTAGTAAATATTTGAGCTCAGTAGTCATATTGGCCGCAAGCCTCACTGAAACTTTGCTTAGCTTAAAAGAGTGTGTGCTAAATG is from Podarcis raffonei isolate rPodRaf1 chromosome 3, rPodRaf1.pri, whole genome shotgun sequence and encodes:
- the LOC128410581 gene encoding p53 apoptosis effector related to PMP-22-like — encoded protein: MVQYGLDYTRCRWIMPLLLGLAMIFGIIALVGWGWVNSETRPFMQQGSLWRLCTEREEWECISLMDFAWGKAAAATFFVGFVIIVICFALAIIAFAIPTLRFNFIRGIGGLCFVAAVFSLMGLVIYAVMVSKYLRENYPGGIRNELSWSYGFGWTMCLMGIGLGFFLCCLPLYEDHILGNVKPYYA